In Dolichospermum flos-aquae CCAP 1403/13F, the following proteins share a genomic window:
- a CDS encoding ABC transporter ATP-binding protein, whose amino-acid sequence MTNNYLLKVENVHAGYIKDVDILQGINFHIAPGELVTVIGPNGAGKSTLVKTIFGLLTPHTGTITFKEKNLIGLKSNQIVAKGMSYVPQIANVFPSLTIDENLEMGAFVRNIPLKPLKDKIYTMFPRLSDRRRQRAGTLSGGERQMLAMGKALMLEPSLLLLDEPSAALSPILVTQVFEQIKQIKASGTAIVLVEQNARKALEMADRGYVLESGKDAMSGPGRELLNDPKVGELYLGAGKRH is encoded by the coding sequence ATGACTAATAACTATTTATTAAAGGTAGAAAATGTCCACGCTGGATATATTAAAGATGTAGATATTTTGCAAGGTATCAACTTTCACATTGCACCAGGAGAATTAGTCACAGTCATTGGTCCCAATGGTGCAGGTAAATCCACCTTAGTAAAAACTATTTTTGGACTTTTAACACCTCATACTGGAACTATTACCTTTAAAGAGAAAAATTTAATTGGTTTAAAATCAAATCAAATTGTCGCCAAAGGAATGTCTTATGTTCCGCAAATTGCTAATGTTTTTCCATCTTTAACCATAGATGAAAACTTAGAAATGGGGGCTTTTGTTAGGAATATCCCATTAAAACCGCTTAAAGATAAAATATACACCATGTTTCCCCGATTGAGCGATCGCCGTCGTCAACGCGCGGGAACTCTTTCCGGTGGAGAAAGGCAAATGTTAGCAATGGGAAAAGCATTAATGTTAGAACCCAGTTTACTGCTTTTAGATGAACCTTCCGCCGCATTATCTCCCATTTTGGTAACTCAAGTATTTGAGCAAATTAAACAAATTAAAGCATCAGGAACTGCGATAGTTTTAGTCGAACAAAATGCCAGAAAAGCCTTAGAGATGGCAGATCGTGGTTATGTGTTAGAATCAGGGAAAGATGCTATGTCAGGACCAGGTAGAGAATTATTAAATGATCCGAAAGTGGGAGAGTTATATTTAGGTGCTGGAAAGAGACATTGA
- a CDS encoding indolepyruvate ferredoxin oxidoreductase subunit alpha: MPHTIVTNVCEGVADCVSACPVACIHEGPGKNVKGTGWYWIDFATCIDCGICLQVCPVEEAILPEERPELQKITA, from the coding sequence ATGCCACATACTATTGTTACAAACGTTTGTGAAGGTGTTGCTGACTGCGTAAGTGCTTGTCCTGTAGCTTGTATTCATGAAGGTCCAGGGAAAAACGTTAAAGGTACAGGTTGGTACTGGATTGACTTCGCTACCTGTATAGATTGTGGCATCTGTCTGCAAGTTTGCCCAGTGGAAGAGGCGATTTTACCAGAAGAAAGACCAGAATTGCAAAAAATCACAGCATAG